The proteins below are encoded in one region of Amycolatopsis magusensis:
- a CDS encoding GuaB3 family IMP dehydrogenase-related protein: MRDLVEIGMGRTARRAYDLDDIEIVPSRRTRSSKVVSTSWKIDAYQFDLPLVTHPTDAIVSPGTAVAVGELGGLGVLNAEGLWARQPDVEEAMFRIVRAAEEGDGDPTALSRVLQELHAAPIRLDLISEAIRTVREAGVTVAARVSPQHAAELTPDLLAAGVEILVVQGTIVSAEHVVRDGDPLNLKQFIADLDVPVIAGGVGDYRTAMHLMRTGAAGVIVGHGATPGVTSTDRVLGIGVPMATAIIDAAAARRDYLDETGGRYVHVLADGGINVSGDIAKAIACGADAVMLGAPLAAASEAPGQGLYWTAAAAHPSLPRSRVAAGPDYAVDLKTLLFGPSSDAEGVVNLFGALRRALAKTGYSDLKEFQKVGLTIRN, translated from the coding sequence GTGCGGGATCTGGTCGAGATCGGAATGGGCCGTACCGCTCGGCGGGCGTACGACCTCGACGACATCGAGATCGTGCCCTCCCGGCGCACTCGGTCGTCCAAGGTGGTTTCCACCTCCTGGAAGATCGACGCCTACCAGTTCGACCTGCCGCTGGTGACGCACCCGACGGACGCGATCGTCTCGCCGGGCACCGCGGTCGCGGTCGGTGAGCTGGGCGGGCTCGGGGTGCTCAACGCCGAAGGGCTGTGGGCGCGCCAGCCGGACGTCGAAGAGGCGATGTTCCGGATCGTGCGGGCGGCTGAGGAGGGCGACGGCGACCCGACCGCGCTCAGCCGCGTGCTGCAGGAACTGCACGCCGCGCCGATCCGGCTCGACCTGATCTCCGAGGCGATCCGGACGGTGCGCGAGGCGGGGGTGACGGTGGCCGCGCGGGTGAGCCCGCAGCACGCCGCCGAGCTGACCCCGGACCTGCTCGCCGCCGGCGTGGAGATCCTGGTGGTGCAGGGCACGATCGTCTCCGCCGAGCACGTGGTGCGCGACGGCGACCCGCTGAACCTCAAGCAGTTCATCGCCGACCTGGACGTGCCGGTGATCGCCGGTGGCGTCGGCGACTACCGGACCGCGATGCACCTGATGCGCACCGGCGCGGCGGGCGTGATCGTCGGGCACGGCGCCACTCCGGGCGTGACCAGCACCGACCGGGTGCTCGGCATCGGCGTGCCGATGGCCACCGCGATCATCGACGCCGCGGCGGCGCGGCGCGACTACCTCGACGAGACCGGCGGCCGGTACGTGCACGTGCTCGCCGACGGCGGCATCAACGTCTCCGGGGACATCGCCAAGGCGATCGCCTGCGGCGCGGACGCGGTCATGCTCGGCGCGCCGCTGGCGGCCGCGTCCGAAGCGCCTGGTCAGGGCCTCTACTGGACGGCCGCGGCGGCGCACCCGTCGCTGCCGCGTTCGCGCGTGGCGGCCGGTCCGGACTACGCCGTGGACCTCAAGACCCTGCTGTTCGGGCCGTCCTCGGACGCCGAGGGCGTGGTCAACCTGTTCGGCGCGCTGCGGCGGGCGCTGGCGAAGACGGGCTACTCCGACCTGAAGGAGTTCCAGAAGGTCGGCCTGACCATCCGGAACTAA
- a CDS encoding BNR-4 repeat-containing protein, producing the protein MRRLLPILLIPALLALAPPAQADPVFSVMTPAETVASRTDRRPLAGGVHDPAAGVTFISWSGVNADTYVQAYDHASGGWTPPKLVAGGEADPHNYPTMVLADDGHLLIFRGMHNSRTVLSRAPGAHSLEGDWTHTELPEGDAASYPMPVKTARGTLVLFYRETTRELDPGAPTDFRPMKYLISRDNGRTWKNSVQLTGKEFAFGSKGRADHMDEVYVGQMRYEPGSLGRPERVHIVYTLAGGGPDQHLHDYYHRNIYYAWFNPASLRFHAADGRDLGTQVDDAEQEQYLKVADTPLERPAGLKSPDYIQQVGFGADGKPFVLWFQFGRTGDPLDHVARWTGSAWETRQVANGLRTREIEPAGRGSWRVYATRDGKPDIETYLLSGLDWRPEAVIPTPKPVQRVEVITNFRDPARILATGASSAREVSVADGDIYVVGTPN; encoded by the coding sequence ATGCGGCGGCTGCTCCCCATCCTGCTGATCCCCGCGCTGCTGGCCCTCGCGCCGCCCGCGCAGGCGGATCCGGTGTTCTCGGTGATGACCCCGGCGGAAACCGTCGCGTCGCGGACGGACCGGCGCCCGCTGGCCGGTGGCGTCCACGACCCGGCTGCCGGGGTGACCTTCATCTCGTGGTCCGGGGTGAACGCGGACACCTACGTCCAGGCCTACGACCACGCGAGCGGCGGCTGGACCCCGCCGAAGCTGGTCGCCGGTGGCGAGGCCGATCCGCACAACTACCCGACCATGGTGCTCGCCGACGACGGGCACCTGCTGATCTTCCGCGGCATGCACAACAGCCGGACCGTGCTCAGCCGGGCGCCGGGCGCGCATTCGCTCGAGGGTGACTGGACGCACACCGAACTGCCCGAGGGCGACGCGGCGAGCTACCCGATGCCGGTGAAGACCGCGCGCGGCACGCTGGTGCTGTTCTACCGCGAGACCACCCGTGAGCTCGATCCCGGCGCGCCGACCGACTTCCGCCCGATGAAGTACCTGATCTCGCGGGACAACGGCCGGACGTGGAAGAACTCGGTGCAGCTGACCGGCAAGGAGTTCGCCTTCGGCTCGAAGGGCCGCGCGGACCATATGGACGAGGTCTACGTCGGACAGATGCGGTACGAACCGGGTTCGCTCGGCAGGCCGGAGCGCGTCCACATCGTCTACACGCTGGCGGGTGGCGGCCCGGACCAGCACCTGCACGACTACTACCACCGCAACATCTACTACGCGTGGTTCAACCCGGCCAGCCTGCGGTTCCACGCCGCGGACGGCCGTGACCTCGGCACCCAGGTCGACGACGCCGAGCAGGAGCAGTACCTCAAGGTCGCCGACACCCCGCTGGAACGGCCGGCCGGGCTCAAGTCCCCGGACTACATCCAGCAGGTCGGTTTCGGCGCCGACGGCAAGCCGTTCGTGCTGTGGTTCCAGTTCGGCCGGACCGGCGACCCGCTCGACCACGTGGCCAGGTGGACCGGCTCGGCGTGGGAGACCCGGCAGGTCGCGAATGGACTGCGGACCCGGGAAATCGAACCCGCCGGGCGGGGGAGCTGGCGGGTCTACGCCACGCGTGACGGCAAGCCGGACATCGAGACCTACCTGCTGTCCGGACTGGACTGGCGGCCCGAAGCGGTGATCCCCACACCGAAGCCGGTGCAGCGGGTGGAGGTGATCACGAATTTCCGCGATCCGGCGCGGATCCTGGCCACCGGGGCGTCGAGCGCGCGGGAGGTGAGCGTGGCCGACGGCGACATCTACGTGGTGGGTACGCCGAACTGA
- a CDS encoding FAD-dependent oxidoreductase has translation MTARNTTTDYDVVVVGSGFGGSVAALRLTEKGYRVAVIEAGRRFADDEFAKTSWDVRRYLWAPQLGCFGIQRIHLLKDVMVLAGAGVGGGSLVYANTLYRPLKPFYKDRQWAHITDWESELAPHYDQASRMLGVVTNPSVTPSDEVMQKVAADLGVAESYHPTPVGVYFGEPGKRIADPYFGGAGPARTGCTECGSCMTGCRVGAKNTLVKNYLYLAEQAGAKVLPLTTVTGLRERADGSFEVDLRKTGKVSPRFRTTITAGKVVLAAGTWGTQNLLHRMKDTGALPRLSGRLGELTRTNSEAIIGSGRPTVDPAHDYTRGVAITSSIHPDETTHIEPVRYGKGSNAMSLLQTIATDGASPVPRWRQAVRFLVKHPIQSAKLLNGYRWSERTVILLVMQSLDNSITTYTKRGLFGRRKYTSKQGHGEPNPTFIPAGHEANQRTAEHIDGIAGGTWGEVFDIPLTAHFIGGAPIGTDADSGVIDPYHRVFGHPGLSIVDGSAITANLGVNPSLTITAQAERAMSFWPNKGEPDARPTQSEPYRRLPPVAPTRPTVPAHAPGALHLP, from the coding sequence GTGACTGCTCGTAACACCACCACGGACTACGACGTCGTAGTGGTCGGCTCGGGGTTCGGCGGCAGCGTCGCCGCGCTCCGGCTGACCGAAAAGGGCTACCGGGTCGCGGTGATCGAGGCGGGCCGCCGCTTCGCCGACGACGAGTTCGCGAAGACCTCATGGGACGTGCGGCGCTACCTCTGGGCGCCGCAGCTCGGGTGCTTCGGGATCCAGCGCATCCACCTGCTCAAGGACGTGATGGTGCTGGCGGGCGCCGGGGTCGGCGGCGGTTCGCTGGTGTACGCGAACACGCTGTACCGGCCGCTCAAGCCGTTCTATAAGGACCGGCAGTGGGCGCACATCACCGACTGGGAGTCGGAGCTCGCGCCGCACTACGACCAGGCGAGCCGGATGCTGGGCGTGGTGACGAACCCGTCGGTCACGCCGTCCGACGAGGTGATGCAGAAGGTCGCCGCGGACCTGGGCGTCGCGGAGTCGTACCACCCGACGCCGGTCGGGGTGTACTTCGGCGAGCCCGGCAAGCGGATCGCCGACCCGTACTTCGGCGGGGCCGGCCCGGCGCGGACCGGGTGCACGGAATGCGGTTCGTGCATGACCGGCTGTCGCGTCGGCGCGAAGAACACGCTGGTGAAGAACTACCTGTACCTGGCCGAGCAGGCCGGGGCGAAGGTGCTGCCGCTGACCACGGTGACCGGGCTGCGCGAGCGCGCGGACGGCTCGTTCGAGGTCGACCTGCGCAAGACCGGGAAGGTCTCGCCGCGGTTCCGGACCACGATCACCGCGGGCAAGGTGGTGCTCGCGGCCGGGACGTGGGGCACGCAGAACCTGCTGCACCGGATGAAGGACACCGGCGCGCTGCCGAGGCTGTCCGGCAGGCTCGGGGAGCTGACCAGGACGAACTCCGAGGCGATCATCGGCTCCGGGCGGCCCACGGTGGACCCGGCGCACGACTACACGCGCGGCGTGGCGATCACCTCGTCGATCCACCCGGACGAGACCACGCACATCGAGCCGGTCCGCTACGGCAAGGGCAGCAACGCGATGAGCCTGCTGCAGACCATCGCCACCGACGGCGCGTCGCCGGTCCCGCGGTGGCGGCAGGCGGTGCGGTTCCTGGTGAAGCACCCGATCCAGTCGGCGAAACTGCTCAACGGGTACCGGTGGAGCGAGCGCACGGTGATCCTGCTGGTGATGCAGAGCCTGGACAACTCGATCACCACCTACACCAAGCGCGGGCTGTTCGGGCGGCGGAAGTACACCTCGAAGCAGGGGCACGGCGAGCCGAACCCGACGTTCATCCCGGCCGGGCACGAGGCGAACCAGCGCACCGCCGAGCACATCGACGGCATCGCGGGCGGCACCTGGGGCGAGGTGTTCGACATCCCGCTGACCGCCCACTTCATCGGCGGCGCCCCGATCGGCACGGACGCGGACTCCGGCGTGATCGACCCGTACCACCGGGTCTTCGGCCACCCCGGACTGTCCATCGTGGACGGTTCGGCGATCACCGCGAACCTGGGCGTGAACCCGTCGCTGACGATCACCGCGCAGGCGGAACGCGCCATGTCGTTCTGGCCGAACAAGGGCGAGCCGGACGCGCGCCCCACCCAGTCGGAGCCCTACCGCCGCCTCCCCCCGGTCGCGCCCACCCGCCCCACCGTCCCCGCCCACGCCCCCGGCGCCCTACACCTCCCCTAA
- a CDS encoding DUF5319 domain-containing protein has protein sequence MQRVPHDVLPPDPFADDPDDPAREVAGLDDDVTEPITADERTELLADLSDLAVYQALLAPRGVRGIVVDCGECDQPHYHDWQLLRASLEQLLNDGRMRPHEPAFDPNPADYVSWDYCRGFADGVTTTESAY, from the coding sequence GTGCAGCGCGTGCCGCACGACGTGTTGCCCCCAGACCCGTTCGCCGACGACCCGGACGATCCCGCCAGGGAGGTCGCCGGGCTCGATGACGACGTGACCGAGCCGATCACCGCCGACGAGCGCACCGAACTGCTCGCCGACCTGTCCGATCTGGCCGTGTACCAAGCCCTGCTCGCCCCTCGCGGCGTGCGGGGCATCGTCGTGGACTGCGGCGAATGCGACCAGCCCCACTACCACGACTGGCAGTTGCTCCGGGCCAGCCTCGAACAGCTGCTCAACGACGGGCGCATGCGCCCGCACGAGCCCGCGTTCGACCCGAACCCGGCCGACTACGTCAGCTGGGACTACTGCCGCGGGTTCGCCGACGGGGTCACGACCACCGAAAGCGCCTACTGA
- the guaB gene encoding IMP dehydrogenase: protein MTEHPATFPTKFAMLGLTFDDVLLLPAESDVVPSSVDTTTRLSRNVNLRVPLVSAAMDTVTEARMAIAMARQGGMGVLQRNLPIDEQATAVEVVKRSEAGMVTDPVTCSPEDTLAEVDALCARYRISGVPVTDAAGTLVGIITNRDMRFEVDHTRPVSEVMTRTPLVTAQVGVTADAALGLLRRHKIEKLPIVDGAGKLRGLITVKDFVKTEQFPNATKDTDGRLIVGAAVGVGADGHQRAMALADAGVDVLMVDTAHGHSRAVVDTVALLKKELGDTVDVVGGNVATRAGAQALVEAGADGVKVGVGPGSICTTRVVAGVGVPQISAIYEADQACRPAGVPVIGDGGIQYSGDIVKALATGASTVMLGSLLAGTAEAPGDLILVNGKQFKTYRGMGSLGAMQSRGAAKSYSKDRYAQDDVLSEDKLVPEGIEGRIPFRGPLSTVVHQLVGGLRSGMGYAGARTIAELQEAQLVRITAAGLKESHPHDVTMTVEAPNYTTR, encoded by the coding sequence ATGACCGAGCACCCCGCCACCTTCCCGACCAAGTTCGCCATGCTCGGGCTGACCTTCGACGACGTGTTGCTGCTGCCCGCCGAGTCCGACGTGGTGCCCAGTTCGGTCGACACCACCACCCGGCTGTCCCGCAACGTCAACCTGCGCGTCCCGCTGGTCTCCGCCGCGATGGACACCGTCACCGAGGCCAGGATGGCCATCGCGATGGCCCGCCAGGGCGGCATGGGCGTCCTGCAGCGCAACCTTCCGATCGACGAGCAGGCCACCGCGGTGGAGGTGGTCAAGCGGTCCGAAGCCGGCATGGTCACCGACCCGGTGACCTGCTCCCCGGAGGACACCCTGGCCGAGGTGGACGCCCTGTGCGCCCGCTACCGCATCTCCGGGGTGCCGGTGACCGACGCCGCGGGCACCCTGGTGGGCATCATCACCAACCGCGACATGCGCTTCGAGGTCGACCACACGCGCCCGGTCAGCGAGGTGATGACCCGCACGCCGCTGGTCACCGCGCAGGTCGGCGTGACCGCCGACGCCGCGCTGGGCCTGCTGCGCCGCCACAAGATCGAGAAGCTGCCCATCGTGGACGGCGCCGGCAAGCTGCGCGGGCTGATCACGGTGAAGGACTTCGTCAAGACCGAGCAGTTCCCGAACGCCACCAAGGACACCGACGGCAGGCTGATCGTCGGCGCGGCGGTCGGCGTCGGCGCCGACGGGCACCAGCGCGCGATGGCGCTGGCCGACGCGGGCGTGGACGTGCTGATGGTGGACACCGCGCACGGGCACTCGCGGGCCGTGGTCGACACGGTGGCGCTGCTGAAGAAGGAACTCGGCGACACCGTCGACGTGGTCGGCGGCAACGTGGCCACCCGGGCCGGGGCGCAGGCGCTGGTCGAAGCGGGCGCGGACGGCGTGAAGGTGGGCGTGGGCCCCGGCTCGATCTGCACCACGCGCGTGGTCGCCGGCGTCGGTGTGCCGCAGATCTCGGCGATCTACGAAGCCGACCAGGCCTGCCGCCCGGCGGGCGTGCCGGTGATCGGCGACGGCGGCATCCAGTACTCCGGTGACATCGTCAAGGCGCTGGCCACCGGGGCCTCCACGGTCATGCTGGGCAGCCTGCTGGCCGGGACCGCCGAGGCCCCCGGCGACCTGATCCTGGTCAACGGCAAGCAGTTCAAGACCTACCGCGGCATGGGTTCGCTGGGCGCGATGCAGTCGCGTGGCGCGGCGAAGTCGTACTCCAAGGACCGCTACGCCCAGGACGACGTGCTCTCCGAGGACAAGCTGGTGCCCGAGGGCATCGAGGGGCGCATCCCGTTCCGCGGCCCGCTGTCCACCGTGGTGCACCAGCTGGTCGGCGGCCTGCGCTCCGGCATGGGGTACGCGGGTGCGCGCACCATCGCCGAACTGCAGGAGGCGCAGCTGGTGCGGATCACCGCGGCCGGGCTGAAGGAGAGCCACCCGCACGACGTCACGATGACCGTCGAGGCGCCGAACTACACCACGCGCTAG
- a CDS encoding CHAT domain-containing protein → MAAPQASGATRRHRRSRASEAVLEQVGELHETAVRIRHAGREREAMRLFRRGLALLETISADADSRWLALHVELWIRLAYSEAEFGTISDGLARLDAVRPRLAELPEGPVRTELRGFMDHIHGTMLSRSGFDEDSLPLMESAIAHRRRLVAEATDDRERLTEALVASASNRGLTFVALGRLAEAKQDLDYASELAAEYDFPQKRAYLQHMLGDLEKRLGRLPQALHHYDEAERAYLELGPDMLYRLRIDQAQALLGAGLAVEAGRHLDEVLPQMRRQRIGQDIGEAELYRAAAALLEGDLPTAQQLAGSAQRRMRRRGTEGWATVAELLGLRVRTMRALNTGRVPAALVSTAGRLAGRLSELRLGEDAALARTLAAQLEVRRGRVSEAGDLLRRVPRPKPHTPLEHRMLLRLCKAELAAAQGNRRKAFAQARAGLTELGQARDRMGGLEMVSGTALHGQELGDLAMRLVLEGGESAAEARQLFNWLERTRAQMYRYEQVSGLENTQLVESIAEIRHVGHALREAKLDGRPVTGLQARYNELQHAATRLGWHAATRWGRPRPVATVEEVAAQLGARVLISFAASGDKLLAVVVADGRVRIVRLGSARRAAERTRRLHADLNAMAPDHLAEPLLQAISASARKEADLLDEQLMRPLLEFLGDREVVLVPTGTLYAVPWNVLGSMRYRPIVVAPSATAWLAASRPETETSGTVLVRGPNLLAATGEIDKLAAHHRHATQFAADRADVRTVLDALDGVDLAHIAAHGSHEPDNALFSRLELADGALFAHEVAALRRPPRQVVLAACELALNLIRPGDEALGFAGALLASGTHTVVAAASRVGDHPAAAAMDDYHRALSANVAPATALADAVGVDPLRRPFICLGSGHTP, encoded by the coding sequence GTGGCCGCCCCCCAAGCTTCCGGAGCGACCCGGCGGCACCGGCGTTCCCGTGCCAGCGAAGCGGTACTGGAGCAGGTCGGCGAGCTGCACGAAACGGCCGTGCGGATCCGGCACGCCGGCCGTGAGCGCGAGGCGATGCGCCTGTTCCGGCGCGGTCTCGCCCTGCTCGAGACGATCTCCGCCGATGCCGACTCCCGCTGGCTCGCCCTGCACGTCGAGCTGTGGATCCGCCTCGCCTACTCCGAAGCCGAGTTCGGCACGATTTCCGACGGCCTCGCCCGCCTCGACGCGGTGCGCCCGCGGCTCGCCGAACTGCCAGAAGGCCCGGTCCGGACCGAACTCCGCGGCTTCATGGACCACATCCACGGCACCATGCTCTCCAGATCCGGCTTCGACGAGGACAGCCTGCCGCTGATGGAGTCGGCCATCGCGCACCGCCGGCGGCTGGTCGCCGAGGCCACCGACGACCGCGAACGGCTGACCGAGGCACTGGTCGCGTCGGCGAGCAACCGCGGGCTCACCTTCGTCGCCCTCGGCAGGCTCGCCGAAGCCAAACAGGACCTGGACTACGCGAGCGAACTGGCCGCCGAATACGACTTCCCGCAGAAAAGGGCCTACCTGCAGCACATGCTGGGCGACCTGGAGAAGCGGCTGGGCAGGCTGCCGCAGGCACTGCACCACTACGACGAAGCCGAGCGCGCCTACCTCGAACTCGGCCCGGACATGCTCTACCGGCTCCGGATCGACCAGGCGCAGGCGCTGCTCGGCGCCGGGCTGGCGGTGGAGGCCGGACGGCACCTGGACGAGGTGCTGCCGCAGATGCGCCGCCAGCGGATCGGCCAGGACATCGGGGAAGCCGAGTTGTACCGGGCCGCCGCGGCGCTGCTCGAAGGTGATCTGCCCACCGCGCAACAACTCGCGGGTTCCGCGCAGCGGCGGATGCGGCGGCGCGGGACGGAAGGCTGGGCGACCGTCGCGGAGTTGCTCGGCCTGCGGGTGCGCACGATGCGCGCGCTGAACACCGGCCGGGTGCCCGCCGCGCTGGTGTCCACCGCGGGACGGCTCGCCGGGCGACTGTCCGAACTGCGCCTCGGCGAGGACGCCGCACTGGCGAGAACCCTTGCGGCGCAACTGGAAGTGCGCCGCGGCCGGGTCAGCGAAGCGGGTGATCTGCTGCGCCGCGTGCCACGCCCGAAGCCGCACACCCCGCTCGAACACCGCATGCTGCTCCGCCTGTGCAAGGCGGAACTGGCTGCCGCGCAAGGGAATCGGCGCAAGGCGTTCGCGCAGGCACGCGCGGGGCTGACCGAACTGGGGCAGGCACGCGACCGCATGGGCGGGCTGGAAATGGTGTCCGGCACCGCTTTGCACGGTCAAGAGCTCGGCGATCTGGCGATGCGGCTGGTGCTCGAAGGCGGCGAGTCGGCCGCGGAGGCGCGTCAGCTGTTCAACTGGCTGGAGCGCACGCGGGCGCAGATGTACCGGTACGAGCAGGTTTCCGGACTGGAGAACACGCAGCTGGTCGAGTCCATCGCGGAGATCCGGCACGTCGGGCACGCGTTGCGCGAGGCCAAACTGGACGGCAGGCCGGTGACCGGGCTGCAGGCGCGCTACAACGAGCTGCAGCACGCGGCGACCCGGCTGGGCTGGCACGCGGCGACCCGCTGGGGGCGGCCGCGGCCGGTCGCCACGGTCGAGGAGGTCGCGGCCCAGCTGGGCGCCCGGGTGCTGATCAGCTTCGCGGCCTCCGGGGACAAACTGCTCGCGGTCGTGGTGGCCGACGGCCGGGTGCGGATCGTGCGGCTGGGTTCGGCGCGCCGGGCCGCGGAACGGACGCGGCGGCTGCACGCCGACCTGAACGCGATGGCGCCGGACCACTTGGCGGAGCCGCTGCTGCAGGCGATCTCGGCGTCGGCCCGCAAGGAGGCCGACCTGCTCGACGAGCAGCTGATGCGGCCGCTGCTGGAGTTCCTCGGCGACCGCGAAGTGGTGCTGGTGCCGACCGGGACGTTGTACGCGGTGCCGTGGAACGTGCTGGGCTCGATGCGGTACCGGCCGATCGTGGTGGCCCCGTCGGCGACGGCGTGGCTGGCCGCGTCGCGACCGGAGACGGAAACTTCGGGCACGGTGCTGGTGCGCGGCCCGAACCTGCTCGCGGCGACCGGGGAGATCGACAAGCTGGCGGCGCACCACCGGCACGCCACCCAGTTCGCCGCCGACCGCGCCGACGTGCGCACGGTGCTGGACGCACTGGACGGCGTCGACCTGGCGCACATCGCCGCACACGGTTCGCACGAACCGGACAACGCCCTGTTCTCCCGACTCGAACTGGCCGACGGCGCGTTGTTCGCGCACGAGGTGGCCGCGCTGCGAAGGCCGCCACGGCAGGTGGTGCTGGCCGCGTGCGAGCTCGCGCTGAACCTGATCAGACCGGGTGACGAGGCGCTCGGGTTCGCCGGCGCCCTGCTGGCCAGCGGCACGCACACGGTGGTCGCCGCCGCCAGCCGGGTCGGCGACCACCCCGCCGCCGCGGCCATGGACGACTACCACCGCGCCCTCTCCGCCAACGTCGCCCCAGCCACCGCCCTCGCCGACGCCGTCGGCGTAGACCCCCTGCGCCGCCCCTTCATCTGCCTAGGCTCCGGCCACACCCCCTAA